A region of the Helicobacter ganmani genome:
GCATAAATTCCTCCGAAAATTTGCAATTATAACACTAAAAAGAAAAGTTGCCAAATCCTTACAAAGTTGATTGACATAAACTAAAGTTTTATTATATAATAAATTATAAAGTTTTAAATATTTTAAGGAAATAAAATGTCAAAAAGCCTTTATGAAACACTTGAAGTCTCTCAAGATGCAAGTAGTGAAGAAATCAAAAAATCTTATCGTCGCTTAGCAAGAAAATACCACCCAGACATCAATAAAGACGCGGGAGCAGAAGAAAAATTTAAAGAAATTAATGCCGCTTATGAGATTCTAAGCGATGAAAATAAACGCAAACAATACGACCAATTTGGAGATTCTATGTTTGGCGGACAAAATTTCCATGATTTTGCCCGCGGACAAGGCAATGTGAATTTAGACGATATTTTAAGTCAAATTTTTAGTGGAGGATTTGGGGGTTTTGGAGGAGCAAATTTTGGCAATGCGGGCTTTGGCGGATTTGATTTTAGTCATTCGGGTTTTAAAAACACACGAAATCAGCCCAACTTAGACCTCAATGCGCAAGTTACGATTCCTTTTACTACCGCAATTTTAGGAGGCAAACATAGTGTAAATGTGCAAGGCAAAAATTATGATATTAAGATTCCAGCAGGCATTAAAAATGGAGAGACCA
Encoded here:
- a CDS encoding DnaJ C-terminal domain-containing protein, giving the protein MSKSLYETLEVSQDASSEEIKKSYRRLARKYHPDINKDAGAEEKFKEINAAYEILSDENKRKQYDQFGDSMFGGQNFHDFARGQGNVNLDDILSQIFSGGFGGFGGANFGNAGFGGFDFSHSGFKNTRNQPNLDLNAQVTIPFTTAILGGKHSVNVQGKNYDIKIPAGIKNGETIRLKGKGQTIGAQSGDLLLKVSVSPHPQYTQEGDDLTKKFNLPLKIALFGGKIEIETLQKTITLKIPKNTKNSQKFRVKELGAMNRKTKIYGDLYLEANIILPDCDSMPNELKNALEKYL